In one Prosthecochloris aestuarii DSM 271 genomic region, the following are encoded:
- the murB gene encoding UDP-N-acetylmuramate dehydrogenase: MDMLRDICSGEVLQGVDLSRISHWRIGGRAELVLRPSSTAEVAALRRWFYQRGMAHLVIGKTTNVLFADEGLHVPCIQIGAVMSKLSIEHGEVFADAGVWVPGLSRTLMLNGLTGGEHLCGIPGTLGGLICMNGGSNSRSIGGNVISVESVDSRGSIVERDAKECGFGYRSSIYQMNDEIVTAVRMRFLPGVCSAIRIEMLKDLENRRRKFPLKEPSCGSVFKSSPGIYADFGPPGAVIERLGFKGMRVGGAMVSPKHANFIVNTGRAKAADVLEIMKSIRDAVYAQTGYLLEAEARYVTPGGKVLPASSVL; the protein is encoded by the coding sequence ATGGATATGCTTCGTGACATCTGTTCTGGAGAGGTGCTGCAGGGCGTGGATCTTTCTCGTATAAGCCATTGGCGGATCGGGGGCCGGGCGGAGCTTGTACTGCGTCCGTCATCGACAGCTGAAGTTGCTGCATTGCGCCGCTGGTTTTACCAGCGCGGGATGGCGCATCTGGTCATAGGAAAGACGACCAATGTGCTTTTTGCCGACGAGGGATTGCACGTGCCCTGTATTCAAATCGGAGCGGTAATGTCGAAGCTCAGCATCGAGCACGGTGAGGTGTTTGCCGATGCAGGTGTCTGGGTGCCCGGCTTGTCGCGCACACTGATGCTGAACGGTTTGACCGGCGGTGAGCACCTGTGCGGCATCCCCGGCACACTGGGTGGATTGATCTGCATGAACGGGGGCAGCAACAGCCGCTCGATCGGCGGCAATGTGATCAGCGTGGAAAGTGTCGACAGCCGTGGGTCAATTGTCGAGCGCGACGCCAAAGAGTGCGGATTTGGTTATCGCAGTTCCATCTACCAGATGAATGATGAGATCGTCACTGCTGTACGCATGCGATTCCTGCCGGGTGTCTGTTCGGCAATCCGGATTGAAATGCTGAAGGACCTGGAGAATCGCAGAAGAAAATTTCCTCTCAAGGAGCCAAGTTGCGGTTCCGTTTTTAAAAGCAGTCCAGGCATATACGCCGATTTCGGACCTCCCGGAGCCGTTATCGAAAGACTGGGATTCAAGGGTATGCGTGTCGGCGGGGCAATGGTATCGCCCAAACATGCAAATTTTATCGTCAACACCGGCCGGGCGAAAGCTGCGGACGTTCTGGAAATCATGAAAAGCATTCGTGACGCGGTATACGCCCAAACCGGATATCTTCTGGAGGCCGAAGCCCGTTACGTGACTCCGGGAGGAAAGGTCCTGCCTGCAAGCAGCGTTCTCTGA
- a CDS encoding nucleoside 2-deoxyribosyltransferase, producing MKIMITGGYDESKAETPEGRIIIDFAKKLAEQAIVQKHELRCGNLSSLDQLVIDAACDAAVSNSFDPNKVVISYHPKGQDPRTSQGGVNGSAIEHWNSIDGRRLAVPEPVKQADVLILLGGYGDASGTYTAANWARQDGTPILPIATFNMAAGNIFDDLPDTQDATKITGLAKDDLQLLRKSQSVLVTSEAIQVYAEQVISLAEKAALSRDVFVIMSFEEEDHLKDYMAAVKAVCKGAGFEAVRTDTRPAPNAHQIIDSIHEHIQACGFVIADLTNERPNVYYEIGYAMGLNKKLILTSKKDGKVHFDLQGYNRIEWSGSENLKEQLKPIVEEFARSFGLSST from the coding sequence ATGAAGATCATGATTACCGGAGGATATGACGAGTCAAAAGCAGAGACTCCCGAAGGTCGTATCATCATTGACTTTGCAAAAAAGCTTGCTGAGCAGGCTATTGTGCAAAAGCACGAATTGCGATGCGGTAATTTGAGTTCTCTTGATCAACTGGTCATCGACGCCGCTTGCGACGCTGCAGTGAGTAACAGCTTTGATCCGAATAAGGTCGTCATCAGTTATCATCCCAAAGGACAAGATCCTCGCACTTCGCAAGGGGGAGTGAACGGCAGCGCTATTGAACATTGGAATTCGATAGATGGGCGCAGGTTGGCTGTTCCTGAGCCAGTCAAGCAAGCAGATGTTTTGATATTGCTCGGTGGATATGGCGACGCTTCCGGCACCTACACAGCGGCAAATTGGGCACGTCAAGACGGTACACCCATCTTGCCAATAGCGACATTTAACATGGCGGCAGGCAATATTTTCGACGACTTGCCTGATACACAAGACGCAACCAAGATCACGGGGCTCGCAAAGGATGACCTACAACTCCTGAGGAAGTCACAATCTGTATTAGTTACATCCGAAGCGATTCAGGTATACGCCGAACAGGTGATTTCTTTGGCAGAAAAAGCAGCTTTATCTCGTGACGTATTCGTTATTATGTCTTTTGAGGAAGAGGATCACTTGAAGGACTACATGGCAGCCGTTAAAGCTGTTTGCAAAGGCGCCGGTTTTGAAGCTGTACGAACAGATACCCGACCTGCACCAAATGCGCATCAAATTATTGATTCAATACATGAACACATTCAAGCCTGTGGTTTCGTTATAGCGGATCTGACGAATGAAAGGCCTAACGTTTACTACGAAATCGGCTATGCGATGGGTTTAAATAAGAAGCTGATCCTTACCTCCAAAAAAGATGGAAAAGTCCATTTCGATCTTCAAGGTTATAATCGTATAGAGTGGAGTGGCAGCGAGAATCTAAAAGAGCAGTTGAAGCCAATCGTGGAAGAATTTGCACGCTCGTTCGGTCTTTCTTCAACTTGA
- a CDS encoding transposase encodes MKRTRRKFSAEFKTKVVLEALSERLTLTELAQKHEIHPNQITQWKREFLEKAPDVFSKGDKAQKAEQDHEQEAEQLYKTIGQLKVEGDWLKKKLQS; translated from the coding sequence ATGAAACGAACCCGCCGGAAATTCAGTGCAGAATTCAAAACCAAGGTCGTCCTTGAAGCCCTCAGCGAGCGTCTTACCCTGACAGAGCTAGCCCAGAAACACGAGATCCATCCAAACCAGATTACCCAGTGGAAACGGGAGTTTCTGGAAAAAGCTCCCGATGTATTCTCAAAAGGCGATAAGGCTCAGAAAGCCGAGCAGGATCACGAGCAAGAAGCCGAGCAACTCTATAAGACCATAGGTCAGCTGAAGGTTGAAGGCGACTGGCTCAAAAAAAAATTGCAGTCGTAA
- a CDS encoding IS3 family transposase — translation MVEKEHPELSMTRQCDLLSIHRSGLYYQSKKASKLNLELMGLIDHQYLKKPYYGVYRMWQWLQRDKGYNINIKRVRRLYRLIGLEAIGPKPNTSRPAPGHKIYPYLLRGLEITHSNHVWATDITYDPMAHGFMYLMAVIDLKSRYVLNWSVSNTMDAEWCAEVFRDTGRLHGAPEILNTDQGSQFTSDVFTRAVIKEAGSQLSMDGKGRAIDNVFIERLWRSVKYEYIYYRPPVDGLELYQGLKEWFTDYNTDRRHTALNDEFPETVYEFYKPKASEAA, via the coding sequence ATGGTTGAGAAAGAACATCCAGAACTCAGCATGACACGGCAATGCGATTTGCTCTCGATCCACCGTTCAGGGCTGTATTACCAGTCAAAAAAGGCGTCGAAGCTAAACCTTGAGCTTATGGGGTTAATCGATCATCAGTACCTGAAAAAACCTTACTACGGCGTGTATCGCATGTGGCAATGGCTACAGAGGGACAAGGGCTACAACATCAACATCAAGCGAGTCCGACGGCTGTATCGCCTTATAGGCCTGGAAGCCATCGGGCCGAAGCCGAACACATCCAGGCCAGCGCCAGGGCACAAGATCTATCCGTATCTGCTCCGAGGTCTTGAGATTACGCATAGCAACCATGTCTGGGCAACCGATATCACGTATGACCCCATGGCTCATGGCTTCATGTACCTTATGGCGGTCATCGACCTGAAAAGCCGCTATGTGTTGAACTGGTCAGTATCAAATACCATGGACGCTGAGTGGTGCGCTGAAGTCTTCAGGGACACCGGCAGGTTACACGGTGCCCCAGAGATCCTGAACACCGATCAGGGCTCACAGTTCACCAGTGATGTCTTCACCCGGGCAGTCATCAAAGAAGCCGGATCACAGCTTTCCATGGACGGCAAGGGCAGAGCAATCGACAATGTTTTCATCGAACGGTTATGGCGAAGTGTCAAGTATGAGTACATTTACTACAGACCTCCCGTTGACGGGCTGGAACTCTATCAAGGGCTGAAAGAATGGTTCACCGATTACAATACAGATCGGAGGCATACTGCTTTGAATGATGAGTTCCCAGAGACGGTTTACGAGTTTTACAAACCCAAGGCGTCAGAAGCCGCCTGA
- a CDS encoding response regulator has product MEPEKFAETAKGFTKSPLGIIALFIVLVYGFASLVVGFGNGLAEHVAPLIYFMVFFPVVVFAGFLWLVAKHHNKLYGPSDFKDEDNFLKAQMATAASLVAATAKQPENSSGVTETQLREIVNVVSSAKRQNKYEKWRTRILWVDDRPENNVYERQAFEAQGMEFSLARSTDEALELLKTYKFAAIISDMGRKEGPQEGYVLLEKLRAMGDQTPFMIYAASNLPEHKKMARERGAIGSTNRADELFQTVMSAITNGS; this is encoded by the coding sequence ATGGAGCCAGAAAAATTCGCAGAAACAGCGAAAGGGTTTACCAAAAGCCCGCTCGGTATCATTGCGCTATTTATCGTTCTTGTGTACGGGTTTGCCTCTCTTGTCGTAGGTTTCGGAAACGGCCTTGCCGAGCATGTCGCACCGCTAATTTATTTTATGGTGTTCTTTCCAGTGGTTGTGTTCGCTGGTTTCCTCTGGCTTGTAGCAAAACATCACAACAAGCTCTATGGGCCATCCGATTTTAAAGACGAGGATAATTTCCTAAAAGCACAAATGGCCACAGCTGCATCTCTCGTTGCAGCAACTGCAAAACAACCAGAAAACAGCTCGGGGGTCACTGAGACACAACTCCGAGAGATTGTAAATGTTGTATCTAGTGCTAAGCGGCAGAATAAATATGAAAAATGGCGTACTCGCATTTTGTGGGTAGATGATCGGCCCGAAAATAATGTCTACGAACGACAAGCTTTTGAAGCTCAAGGCATGGAATTTTCGCTTGCGCGTTCTACAGATGAAGCTTTAGAGCTTCTCAAAACATATAAATTCGCAGCCATCATTTCTGATATGGGGCGAAAAGAAGGTCCGCAAGAAGGCTACGTTTTGCTTGAGAAGCTCAGGGCCATGGGAGATCAAACACCTTTCATGATCTACGCAGCATCAAATTTGCCTGAACACAAAAAAATGGCAAGAGAGCGAGGGGCTATAGGCTCCACAAACAGAGCTGATGAGCTTTTTCAAACTGTGATGAGCGCAATCACAAATGGCTCATAA
- a CDS encoding FRG domain-containing protein, which translates to MNQSLPSSTDAENFLAKWVYEQLALLRDQTLGPALRMPEYAFDVYDALQPSLERIVGPQRTTGRDTVMTVPTPWHATLALESLQHYFTSQQRRAVFRGQADSNWQIISSIARDGIDLQREKLRASLFCDILGAMSFGTVTSMSPRFGTLNLRIPKESYYAAAQHYGIRTDLIDVTSDAAVAVSFAATHPAPSPECLASVYVLDLDLALDHGCSIVVPPPFVERLHKQRGFFIKHGDVERPIGPDDGVVMEVRFPANFDFKPFRVIRRDTGIVDLLTPNGAIDSLLTMIDKLIDGHDESELQSADLISDAASRMKPQFDDIYRDPLLMWGQYVDAFEDMLYWTAYFAADSLAIDRNILAHIANDNKHLVNGVVQLYTWMMNDPKFEYTEDRRRFRGDLISMLREPLPQE; encoded by the coding sequence ATGAATCAATCGCTCCCATCTTCGACAGACGCTGAGAACTTCCTCGCGAAATGGGTCTACGAGCAGCTTGCCCTACTCCGCGACCAAACGCTTGGTCCGGCGCTTCGCATGCCGGAATACGCATTTGACGTCTACGACGCTTTGCAGCCTTCACTTGAACGGATTGTCGGCCCGCAGCGAACCACCGGACGCGACACTGTGATGACCGTGCCCACGCCTTGGCACGCAACACTCGCTTTAGAATCATTGCAGCATTACTTCACGTCGCAACAGCGTCGTGCCGTATTTCGCGGGCAAGCTGACTCCAATTGGCAGATTATCTCTTCGATCGCAAGGGACGGCATCGATCTCCAACGAGAGAAGCTACGCGCCTCACTGTTCTGCGATATTCTCGGTGCGATGTCATTCGGTACCGTCACGTCAATGTCCCCACGATTCGGAACACTGAACCTCCGAATTCCTAAGGAGAGCTACTATGCGGCGGCACAGCACTACGGAATAAGAACCGACCTAATTGACGTCACTTCAGATGCTGCCGTCGCGGTGTCCTTTGCCGCAACGCATCCCGCACCTTCACCCGAATGCTTAGCCTCTGTTTACGTTCTTGACCTTGATTTGGCGCTCGATCATGGTTGCAGCATTGTCGTACCACCTCCGTTTGTAGAGAGATTGCACAAACAACGAGGGTTCTTCATCAAACACGGCGATGTTGAACGCCCTATTGGCCCGGACGATGGTGTCGTAATGGAGGTCCGATTTCCGGCCAATTTCGATTTTAAGCCATTCAGGGTGATCCGAAGGGACACCGGGATTGTCGATCTGTTGACACCCAACGGTGCGATTGATTCGTTGTTGACTATGATCGATAAATTGATCGATGGCCACGATGAGAGTGAATTGCAGTCAGCCGATCTGATTTCCGACGCTGCATCACGCATGAAACCACAATTCGATGACATTTATCGTGACCCCTTGCTGATGTGGGGCCAATACGTTGATGCGTTTGAAGACATGCTATATTGGACTGCATATTTTGCCGCCGATTCGCTCGCCATTGATCGCAACATTCTGGCTCACATCGCCAACGATAACAAACATTTGGTCAATGGAGTCGTACAACTATACACTTGGATGATGAACGATCCGAAATTTGAGTACACGGAAGACAGACGTAGGTTCCGCGGAGACTTGATTTCGATGCTGCGGGAACCCCTGCCGCAAGAATAG